The Vitis vinifera cultivar Pinot Noir 40024 chromosome 7, ASM3070453v1 genomic interval CCCACTTGGattatctttcattttcctGTCCCTTTTGAACTTTGACTACCATTTTGGTTCTTCATGCCTATAAAAAAACAAGGGGATTTGCAAAAGGACAGATACTGTGTAGATCAAATCAGTGTGGACTGTCGGGAGGATGAAGATGAATGAGAAGGGAGTGGGCTCTATTTGGCCTGCTGTCATATTTGTTGTGGCTGTGAGCCTGTGTTTTGCCTCGAATGTTGAGGGTGGGTGCAGTAGAAGTCCAGTGATATTCAACATGGGTGACTCAAATTCAGACACTGGCTCGGTTTTGAATGGGTTTGGATTCGTGAGGCCACCTCCTTTCGGTCGTCTCTTCCACAGGTATGTAGGCAGGGTCTCTGATGGAAGATTGATCATTGATTTCCTCTGTGAGTTCACTCTCTTTCCATTCAATTCAGTTATGCATTTCTTTTACCAGCtgaaataagggaaaaaaaattatcatgtactgtttatttttttgtttgatacttTATTGGTATTATTGTAtcaattttcattgaaatttAGACAAATTTAAACGTATTTAGAggtcaaataaattaataaataccACCCAAATAAATGTGggaaaaaacacataaaatgaTGGAAGTGGAAAATGGAGTGAGATGTATGACTTACTAGAAAACAGAGATCGGATAATTGGTTTATTTCagcatgaaaatgaaaatgaaatgatagattgttttttttaaaaaaagcaaGTTGTGATATTTTATGTTAGATAGGGCAGAAAAGTCTTAacactatataaatataaattcttCTTAATCTTGTATATGCATTTTAAAAGTCATGAAAATCTCTTAAATTTAGAACAAATAATATCTATACAGTTGAAAGTGaatcattataaatgatatcaaagttaatatttgattttaatgtgGAGATTTCTTTGTATTTGACCCCGTAATCTCATGAGATAGAATGAAGATGTTATATTTGCATAGTAAGtaattgtgatatcccacattggATAAAGAAGAAAGTTCTTGATATTGTATAAGTATGAAATTCTCTTTTaactttgtaaaaaaattttaaaatcgtaaaaaccttttaaatttaaagtaaacaatatttatatagttaGAAGCGAATCGTTACACAGATTATATATCTTATAATAATTTGCGTttgacattttcttttcaattttttacagGTGAGAATTTAACGACTAGTTACTTGACTCCATACCTAAAATCCATGGGGTCAAGTTTTACTAATGGAGCAAATTTTGCTGTGGGTGGTGGAAAGACCTTTCCAAGATTTGATTTTTTCAACTTGGGCCTTCAAAGtgttcaatttttttggttCCAAAATCAATCCATTGAACTCACATCAAAAGGTATGgcatcaaattatatttttatttatttattattattattatatatatatataaaaattatcataactcatgtaataaatattttacttaGGTTACAAGGATTTTGTGAAAGAAGAGGACTTCAAGAGGGCACTTTATATGGTGGATATTGGACAGAATGATTTAGCCTTGGCCTTCGGTAACTCCTCCTATGCCCAAGTTGTTGAAAGAATTCCAACTTTTATGGCTGAAATCGAATATGCTATTGTGGTGagtccaccttttttttttcatggatatATACATATgctttttgtttctaattttctCATCATCCAAACATAGAGTCTATACCAACATGGTGGAAGGAAATTCTGGGTGCACAACACAGGCCCGCTGGGCTGTTTGCCTCAACAACTTGTTAACATCAGCAGAAGCTCAGATGACTTCGATAATCATGGATGCCTCAAGTCTCGAAACAATGCtgctaaaaaattcaataagCAATTAAAAGCTTTGTGCAAAAAACTAAGAGCTGCCATGAAGGATGTCACCATTGTCTATGTCGATATCTTCGCCATCAAGTATGATCTCATTGCTAACGCTAAACTATATGGTAAGTCTTGATATTTTGATATCAGTACTtctcaaaaatggttttctaaatGTTCTATGTctgtgttttaaaattttcttgtgaataacttttatttttaattattttttaaatgattcaattctccaaaaatcattttttatataaaaaaaaatataaaagagaatattttttatactcagaaaaaactatttttttattcttaaaaatgtaaaataagatgttttttttaacaaatttaagttgtttttacttgttttgtaagaattgttttaaaaaataattatataaatataattaaaaataagtatttcatataataaatatttttttaaaatgtttaaaaccATTGAAATCAgattaaaagaattttgaaacatacatttattttataaatcaaatcattttcaaaaacaactttttaaaattacggTTTAAAACATAGAATCGTAGAacttatttggtaattgttttccaaaatgttttctatttttcaaaaataaaaaacatgtttgataataaaataattgttttttgttttttatttttaagaataaaaaataaggtgttttcaataatattttttaaattattttttatttcttttagagttgatttagaaaataattatacaagtatgtaaaatgagtaaaaataaagcattggatatcatttttttaaatatatttaaaaatattaaaaatggattaaaaatatgtcaaattttttaatagacatttgtttcataaaatattaaagaacaaataacagttttcaaaaaccattcttaaaagttattttttagaatcgttttaaaaaataattaccgaACAAACCCAtagttttttaataaagaattgAAAGCATTTCCAAACAGGCCTGaagtaatttttgaagttaCACCCAAGGCGAGTGGCTGTAATGCTGATGATTTtatgccccccccccccccgatCTAATGGTTTTGTTGTTTGAACAGGGTTTGAGAATCCACTAATGGTGTGTTGTGGGCACGGGGGCCCACCATACAACTTTGATAACTTGATTCAATGCGGTGGCGTTGGGTTCAGTGTATGCGAGGAAGGATCCAAATATGTGAGCTGGGATGGAATTCACTATACCCAACTCGCCAATCAATTTGTGGCTTCCAAAATTCTCTCCACTAATTTCTCGACTCCTCCGCTTCACTTTGATTTCTTTTGTgattaataatttgttttccaattttaatttaactATTATTCATTCCATACGTATATttgggttgtttttttttttttttttttttgaaaaaaaaaaatctttgggTTTCGTTGTCAGATTCGTGATCTGCAGGTCACGTGGCTCATGTGTCTAATCTCTACTTTATATCTAATCTCTAATCTCTATTCACGTGATTggaaatattaaaatgaatttgaaagtaataaaataaataaaacctttGAAAAcgttaaaatttaataatggAAAGAATGTTAAAATAAGAGAGGAAGAAGTGGATGTAAAAaccaagtttatttatttatttttttaaatcataaatttattatatttataaaaagaaaaaagaaaaaatatattatgttttaatatttttatttaaaataaaaattacaaaaatttaaaatcttgacatgttttttattatttgaactGTTGGGTAatacttataaataaattaatataaaaataaatatattagtatttatataaatg includes:
- the LOC100257296 gene encoding GDSL esterase/lipase At1g09390, with protein sequence MKMNEKGVGSIWPAVIFVVAVSLCFASNVEGGCSRSPVIFNMGDSNSDTGSVLNGFGFVRPPPFGRLFHRYVGRVSDGRLIIDFLCENLTTSYLTPYLKSMGSSFTNGANFAVGGGKTFPRFDFFNLGLQSVQFFWFQNQSIELTSKGYKDFVKEEDFKRALYMVDIGQNDLALAFGNSSYAQVVERIPTFMAEIEYAIVSLYQHGGRKFWVHNTGPLGCLPQQLVNISRSSDDFDNHGCLKSRNNAAKKFNKQLKALCKKLRAAMKDVTIVYVDIFAIKYDLIANAKLYGFENPLMVCCGHGGPPYNFDNLIQCGGVGFSVCEEGSKYVSWDGIHYTQLANQFVASKILSTNFSTPPLHFDFFCD